Proteins co-encoded in one Streptomyces roseochromogenus subsp. oscitans DS 12.976 genomic window:
- a CDS encoding DUF6879 family protein yields MRDAYGVGDEAEEFEQSKRTGHVDLDPTARWWPDWQGMVRETVGRGVMMRRSRIVSEPVTDYIR; encoded by the coding sequence ATGCGTGACGCGTACGGCGTCGGTGACGAGGCCGAGGAGTTCGAGCAGTCCAAGCGCACAGGCCACGTCGACCTCGACCCGACGGCACGGTGGTGGCCCGACTGGCAGGGCATGGTGAGGGAGACCGTCGGCCGTGGCGTGATGATGCGTCGGTCCAGGATCGTTTCCGAGCCCGTGACGGACTACATCCGGTGA